A part of Vulpes vulpes isolate BD-2025 chromosome 15, VulVul3, whole genome shotgun sequence genomic DNA contains:
- the C15H15orf48 gene encoding normal mucosa of esophagus-specific gene 1 protein, which translates to MNFFQLLMKKKELIPLVLFMATAAGGASSFAVYSLQKSDVILDRKRNPEPWETVDPSVPSKLITINQEWKPIEELQKVRRATK; encoded by the exons ATGAACTTTTTCCAACTCCTGATGAAGAAGAAGGAA CTTATTCCTTTGGTGCTGTTCATGGCCACAGCGGCGGGCGGAGCTTCGTCTTTTGCTGTATATTCCCTTCAAAAATCGGATGTCAT ccttGATCGGAAAAGAAATCCAGAACCTTGGGAAACCGTGGACCCTAGTGTACCTAGCAAG cttATAACAATCAACCAAGAATGGAAGCCCATTGAAGAGTTGCAGAAGGTCCGAAGAGCCACTAAATGA